Proteins encoded within one genomic window of Fibrobacter sp.:
- a CDS encoding glutamine synthetase III yields MSNQYRMSAITEIAEAPAAGIMAASPANVDFYGEDVFNSEAMKAYLPKDVCKKLFATIENGVALDPSIAGEVAHAMKKWAMDRGATHFTHWFQPLTGSTAEKHDSFLEPEGDKAIMAFSGKNLIVGEPDASSFPSGGIRSTFEARGYTAWDPTSPAFIKRHGNGATLCIPTAFCSYTGEALDKKTPLLRSIQALQKSADRLMGLFGVEKQKVTVTLGAEQEYFLVDKKFYLQRPDLYQAGRTLFGAASAKHQQMEDHYFGSIPARILNFMNEVEDELWKLGIPAKTRHNEVAPAQFELAPMFEEVNLACDHNMQIMEVLRNVADRNGLVCLLHEKPFAGINGSGKHNNWSVNYGKTNLLNPGKDPHQNAIFLTTLCAVVYAVDTHADLLRMSVSGAGNDHRLGANEAPPAIISMYLGDQLADVVEQLEKGEPKSSKQGGAMKLGSDILPPLPRDATDRNRTSPFAFTGNKFEFRAPGSSQSCSEPNVILNTIVAEAFDIIADKMEKVSKANFHKELQKLLQSIIKEHKRVIFNGNGYTDEWVAEAEKRGLPNIRTTMEALSALTKKENVALFKKYGVFNKVELESRYEVNLEDYHKRVDIEAKVAYDMAKSIVLPQVVKAYSEALKVNEMAVNQGLVSVDGYAKELGEGYKALVEEIAVMEKAIAGKHQLKLEAMVSLRKVVDKLEGIVSDEQWPLPKYREMLFIY; encoded by the coding sequence ATGAGCAACCAGTATAGAATGAGTGCGATCACTGAAATCGCAGAAGCACCGGCAGCAGGCATCATGGCTGCAAGCCCGGCAAACGTTGACTTTTACGGCGAGGACGTATTCAACTCCGAAGCCATGAAGGCATACCTCCCCAAGGACGTGTGCAAGAAGCTTTTTGCCACCATCGAAAACGGTGTTGCACTTGACCCGAGCATCGCAGGCGAAGTCGCTCACGCCATGAAGAAGTGGGCAATGGACCGCGGCGCAACTCACTTTACTCACTGGTTCCAGCCCCTCACCGGCTCTACCGCAGAAAAGCACGACTCCTTCCTTGAACCGGAAGGCGACAAGGCCATCATGGCATTCTCCGGCAAGAACCTGATCGTTGGCGAACCGGACGCATCTTCCTTCCCCTCTGGCGGTATCCGTTCCACTTTCGAAGCTCGTGGCTACACCGCTTGGGACCCGACCTCTCCCGCTTTCATCAAGCGTCACGGTAACGGTGCAACTCTTTGCATTCCTACCGCATTCTGCTCTTACACTGGCGAAGCTCTCGACAAGAAGACTCCGCTTCTCCGTTCCATCCAGGCTCTCCAGAAGTCTGCCGACCGTCTCATGGGTCTCTTCGGCGTTGAAAAGCAGAAGGTCACCGTAACTCTCGGTGCAGAACAGGAATACTTCCTGGTCGACAAGAAGTTCTACCTGCAGCGTCCGGACCTTTACCAGGCTGGCCGCACCCTCTTCGGTGCCGCTTCCGCTAAGCACCAGCAGATGGAAGACCACTACTTCGGTTCTATCCCGGCTCGCATTTTGAACTTCATGAACGAAGTTGAAGACGAACTGTGGAAGCTGGGCATTCCGGCAAAGACCCGTCATAACGAAGTGGCTCCCGCTCAGTTCGAACTTGCTCCTATGTTCGAAGAAGTGAACCTGGCTTGCGACCACAACATGCAGATTATGGAAGTCCTCCGTAACGTCGCTGACCGCAACGGCCTTGTTTGCCTCCTCCACGAAAAGCCGTTTGCAGGCATCAACGGTTCCGGTAAGCACAACAACTGGTCCGTGAACTACGGTAAGACCAACCTCTTGAACCCGGGTAAGGATCCTCACCAGAACGCAATCTTCCTCACCACCCTCTGCGCTGTTGTCTATGCAGTTGACACCCACGCCGACTTGCTGAGAATGTCCGTTTCTGGCGCTGGCAACGACCATCGTCTCGGTGCTAACGAAGCTCCTCCGGCAATCATCTCCATGTACCTCGGCGACCAGCTTGCTGACGTCGTCGAACAGCTGGAAAAGGGCGAACCCAAGTCCAGCAAGCAGGGCGGTGCCATGAAGCTCGGTTCCGACATCCTGCCGCCGCTCCCCCGCGACGCTACCGACCGTAACCGTACTTCTCCGTTCGCATTCACAGGCAACAAGTTCGAATTCCGCGCACCGGGTTCCAGCCAGTCCTGCTCTGAACCCAACGTTATCCTGAACACCATCGTTGCCGAAGCCTTCGACATCATCGCCGACAAGATGGAAAAGGTTTCCAAGGCTAACTTCCACAAGGAACTCCAGAAGCTCCTGCAGTCCATCATCAAGGAACACAAGCGCGTTATCTTCAACGGTAACGGCTACACCGACGAATGGGTTGCCGAAGCTGAAAAGCGCGGCCTCCCCAACATCCGTACCACCATGGAAGCACTTTCCGCTCTCACCAAGAAGGAAAACGTTGCTCTCTTCAAGAAGTACGGCGTGTTCAACAAGGTGGAACTGGAATCCCGTTACGAAGTCAACCTGGAAGACTACCACAAGCGTGTTGACATCGAAGCCAAGGTCGCTTACGACATGGCCAAGAGCATCGTCCTCCCGCAGGTCGTAAAGGCTTACTCCGAAGCCCTCAAGGTCAACGAAATGGCAGTGAACCAGGGTCTGGTTTCCGTCGACGGTTACGCCAAGGAACTTGGTGAAGGCTACAAGGCCCTCGTCGAAGAAATCGCAGTCATGGAAAAGGCTATCGCTGGCAAGCATCAGCTGAAGCTGGAAGCTATGGTCTCCCTCCGCAAGGTCGTGGACAAGCTGGAAGGCATCGTCAGCGACGAACAGTGGCCTCTGCCCAAGTATCGTGAGATGTTGTTCATCTACTAA